The Pan paniscus chromosome 1, NHGRI_mPanPan1-v2.0_pri, whole genome shotgun sequence genome has a segment encoding these proteins:
- the LOC103782829 gene encoding LOW QUALITY PROTEIN: uncharacterized protein LOC103782829 (The sequence of the model RefSeq protein was modified relative to this genomic sequence to represent the inferred CDS: deleted 2 bases in 1 codon) — translation MRRAPDWVQRQAAPGSKCRVPWQRREFPGRGGRKQPQPGSRQRKQNPISLPGEQNGRKATPHAGALGALGTRGIPSLCQSEGTRWSRRGRRWAERCPPGVLGAGRSLRAAQRSRLHSRPPPLSPLRKPGGSNQPRSAAAAGTQEACLQASGTTRGWKYHALPLRLDPRSGHAGSALKAGSCPRLGGGGRGRGEAGAPSRFWLPRSLQQLLPNEPRNADVQTLHPTPSHTRRSQRTGKGALGPRFWKSKNSPANRQSSALDFWITTSISF, via the exons ATGCGGCGCGCCCCCGACTGGGTGCAGCGGCAGGCCGCCCCCGGCAGCAAGTGCCGGGTGCCATGGCAACGGCGGGAATTTCCCGGTCGGGGAGGCCGGAAGCAGCCCCAGCCGGGCTCGCGGCAGCGAAAGCAAAATCCGATCTCTCTCCCGGGGGAGCAAAATGGACGAAAGGCGACCCCCCACGCAGGGGCGCTGGGTGCCTTGGGAACCCGAGGAATCCCTTCTCTTTGCCAGTCGGAGGGGACTAGATGGAGCCGAAGGGGCCGGAGATGGGCCGAGCGCTGCCCCCCGGGGGTCCTCGGTGCCGGGCGCAGCTTACGA GCAGCGCAGCGCAGCAGGCTCCATTCCCGGCCGCCGCCGCTCAGCCCATTACGCAAACCTGGCGGGTCCAACCAACCCCGCTCTGCCGCcgctgctggaacccaggaggcgtgcTTGCAGGCTTCGGGCACTACGCGGGGCTGGAAATACCACGCACTGCCCCTTCGCCTAGACCCCCGCTCGGGCCACGCGGGTTCTGCCCTCAAAGCTGGTAGCTGCCCCagacttgggggtggggggaggggaaggggcgaGGCTGGCGCCCCCTCCCGCTTTTGGCTCCCGCGTTCGTTGCAGCAGCTGTTGCCAAATGAACCCCGGAATGCGGACGTGCaaaccctccaccccacccccagccacacACGTCGCAGTCAGAGAACTGGGAAGGGGGCGCTGGGTCCGAGGTT